A stretch of the Rhinoderma darwinii isolate aRhiDar2 chromosome 3, aRhiDar2.hap1, whole genome shotgun sequence genome encodes the following:
- the SLC26A4 gene encoding pendrin → MASGRMDIHSPGYNQYLVARSIYSDPAFQDENEKKEIVKKTIQEKLQKNFSCTSRRALLIVKSFLPVLDWLPKYRWKEWFVNDLISGVSTGLVGTLQGLAFALLAAVPVGYGLYSSFFPILTYFFLGTSKHISVGPFPVVSLMVGSVVLSMAPDEKFTLLSNGTGLNKTVIDTVARDAARIMVSGTLCFLIGIIQLLLGVFQIGFIVRYLADPLVGGFTTAAAFQVFVSQVKTVLNVPTKNYNGVLSIIYTIIDIFANIGKTNIADLIAGLLTLVVCIVVKELNDRYKHIIKIPIPIEILVTIVATGISYGVNLEKKYNAGIVKTIPSGFIPPMTPDVSLFSEMIGSAFSIGIVAYAVAVSVGKVYATKHNYSINGNQEFIAFGISNIFSGAFSCFCATTALSRTAVQESTGGKTQIAGLISAFIVLIAIVALGRLLEPLQKSVLAAIVIANLKGMFWQVLDVPRLWKQNKWDSVIWVFTCVASILLGLDLGLLAGLVFGLLTVVLRVQFPSCGALGNIPGTEIYKEVKKYKTVVEPEGVKIVRFTSAIFYGNIDGLKSGIKSITGFDAVKVFNKRTKALRKIHKLIKKGQLKATKNGIISDVGTDNEGFDPDDDIEDLEREESPEVKEVEVQVDWNSELPVKVSVPKVTIDSLIFDFGQISFLDVVAVRSFKVIYKEFKRIDVDVYIAACDDNVYKKFEECLFFDDQIKPDIFFLTIHDAVLHIEEKRKFNEGHDPLMDKISLMQESKEPLDFTDIEPSYQDLDAQEEALRRLAS, encoded by the exons ATGGCATCAGGAAGGATGGATATTCACAGCCCTGGATACAACCAATATCTCGTGGCACGATCTATTTACTCAGACCCGGCTTTTCAGGATGAAAATGAAAAGAAGGAAATTGTTAAGAAAACTATCCAGGAGAAGCTGCAAAAGAACTTCAG TTGTACATCCAGAAGGGCTCTCCTTATTGTGAAGTCATTTCTCCCTGTCTTGGACTGGCTTCCAAAGTACAGATGGAAGGAATGGTTTGTGAATGACCTGATATCTGGAGTCAGCACAGGGCTAGTTGGCACCTTGCAAG GTCTGGCTTTCGCATTACTTGCTGCGGTCCCTGTTGGATATGGCCTCTACTCATCATTCTTCCCCATTTTGACATATTTCTTCCTGGGAACATCTAAGCACATCTCAGTGG GACCTTTCCCAGTGGTCAGCTTGATGGTGGGATCTGTTGTGTTGAGTATGGCTCCTGATGAGAAGTTTACCTTGCTCAGTAATGGTACTGGACTGAACAAGACAGTGATAGACACAGTGGCCAGGGATGCGGCCAGAATTATGGTTTCGGGAACTCTCTGTTTCCTAATTGGAATCATTcag CTTCTACTAGGGGTATTTCAGATTGGCTTCATTGTcaggtacctggcagatcctttagtgGGTGGGTTCACCACAGCTGCTGCTTTCCAAGTATTTGTTTCCCAAGTCAAAACAGTGCTCAACGTTCCGACAAAAAACTACAATGGCGTGCTCTCTATAATATAT ACAATTATTGATATCTTTGCAAACATTGGAAAAACCAATATTGCGGATCTGATTGCTGGACTTCTGACTTTAGTTGTGTGCATTGTGGTAAAAGAATTGAATGATCGATACAAACACATCATTAAAATACCCATTCCAATAGAAATCTTGGTG aCAATTGTGGCTACAGGGATTTCATATGGAGTCAATCTAGAAAAGAAATACAATGCAGGAATCGTAAAAACCATTCCGAGCGG ttttatACCTCCTATGACACCAGATGTGAGTCTCTTTTCAGAAATGATTGGCTCGGCGTTTTCAATCGGTATAGTGGCCTATGCTGTGGCCGTTTCCGTGGGGAAAGTGTATGCCACCAAACACAACTATTCTATCAATGGCAATCAG GAATTTATTGCCTTTGGGATCAGCAACATTTTCAGTGGAGCATTTTCTTGCTTCTGTGCCACCACTGCCTTGTCACGTACAGCTGTCCAGGAAAGCACAGGGGGAAAGACTCAG ATCGCTGGCCTGATTTCAGCCTTCATTGTGTTAATTGCTATAGTGGCACTCGGCAGACTCCTTGAACCATTGCAAAAG TCGGTGCTGGCAGCCATAGTCATAGCGAATCTAAAGGGTATGTTCTGGCAAGTGTTAGATGTGCCTCGCTTATGGAAACAGAACAAGTGGGACTCT GTAATCTGGGTGTTCACATGTGTTGCTTCCATCCTATTGGGACTGGATCTGGGATTGTTGGCTGGCTTAGTATTTGGATTACTAACCGTTGTTCTACGAGTTCAGTT CCCCTCATGTGGTGCACTTGGAAACATCCCTGGAACAGAAATCTACAAGGAAGTTAAGAAATACAAAACT gttgtagAACCAGAAGGAGTTAAAATTGTTCGGTTTACTAGTGCTATTTTctatggcaatattgatggattGAAAAGTGGCATCAAATCAATA ACTGGGTTTGATGCTGTCAAAGTTTTTAATAAGAGGACCAAAGCATTGAGGAAAATACATAAACTGATAAAGAAAGGACAACTAAAAGCAACAAAG aatGGTATCATCAGCGATGTGGGTACAGATAATGAAGGGTTTGATCCAGATGATGATATTGAAGACCTAGAAAGAGAAGAAAGCCCAGAAGTGAAAGAAGTGGAGGTTCAAGTGGACTGGAATTCAGAGTTGCCAGTTAAAGTGTCTGTTCCCAAAGTCACGATTGACAGCCTTATTTTTGACTTTGGACAAATATCTTTCCTAGATGTGGTTGCTGTAAGGTCATTTAAAGTG ATATATAAAGAATTCAAGAGGATTGATGTAGATGTGTACATTGCAGCATGTGATG aTAACGTGTATAAAAAATTTGAAGAGTGTCTCTTTTTCGATGACCAAATCAAGCCAGACATCTTCTTTTTGACTATTCATGATGCAGTGTTACATATAGAGGAAAAGAGAAAGTTCAATGAAGGACATGATCCACTAATGGACAAG ATCTCACTAATGCAAGAATCAAAAGAACCACTGGATTTCACAGATATTGAGCCAAGTTATCAGGATTTGGATGCTCAGGAGGAG GCTCTCAGAAGACTTGCCTCATGA